TGGTTCCAGCGCAGCAACTGCCCGTCAGCTGTACCGTTCGGAAGTGCGACCGAGGCCCACTCCAGGGTGGCCGTGGTGCCGCTGACCGAGGCAATTCGCAGGACCTGCCCCGCCGTGCCTACTGTCGCCGGCAGCTCGTACACAATGTCGCTCCCCTGGTCCTGCGCCCGCAGGGCCGTGTAGTTCGTCCCCGCCCCCGAACGCTCGTACAACCGCAGCTCCGAGGCCTGGTTGCGTACGTTGTACAGCCACAGGTCCACGTCCACAAAGGCCGCAATGTTGCTGTGCGCACTCAGATCCGTCTGTGTCGTGCTCGTCTGCCCGCTGAAGCCGAAGCTGCGTTTGCCGACCTTCAGGTTGAACCCGCCTGGGATGGCAGAGAGAGAGTCACTGGCGTGGTTGAGCCAGCCCCCGCCGACGGTGCTGTAGCCGCCGCTGGCGGTGTTGGAGTAGCCCCCGCCGACGGTGCTGTAGGTGCCGTTGGCGGTGTTGGACAAGCCCCCGCCGACGGTGCTGTACCATCTGCTGGCAGTGTTGGAGTAGCCCCCGCCGACGGTGCTGTAGTGGCCGCTGGCGGTGTTGGAGGAGCCCCCGCCGATGACACTGTAGTCACCGCTGGCAACCTGCGCGGCAGCGGTGCGCGCACTCTGCAGGTCCACCGCATGCAGGCCGCGTGTGTTCCCACCAGCATCCCGCTGGATGCTCCAGCCTGGGGCTATGGTGCCCGGCAGGTTCAGAATCAACGATGCCTGGTTGTTGACCTGCAGCTCCAGCCGGTTGTTGTCCAGCGTCCCTACAAACGCTGCTGCCCCGGCCTGCAGCCCAATGTTGCCCGCCACTACCAGGCGCTGGCCCGGCGCCGTCAGCCCGATACCCACGTTCCCGTTGTCGAGAATCCGCATCCGCTCGGTGTTGTTGGTGATCAGCCGCAGGGGCTGAGCATTCGTGGAGCCCAGCACTTCGGTTCCAGTTAGCGAATTCCCCGTCAGACTCCAGTTCTGCCCCCATGCCGGGAAGGCAGCCGCAAGCAGCGCCACACTCCATAGCAGAACTCAGTAGACCATGGTTGGACCTCACGTTGTGGTTCAACATACTCCGTACTACACTGCCTTCCTCCCCGTTCGGAGGGGGTCGCGTGGTGGAGAAGCACTTTCCTACGCTACTCCCTAAAGCCTTGCCGTTTCCTTCAGCGTCTCTTTGGCACGACGGCTTCTACCGTAGCAAAACGCCCACCGTACCATCGCTCCCCTCGAAAGGGGAGAGAGTTCGATTGCAAATTTACGCAGCTACGCAGCTTAAGTCAACCCCTGGTTGGGGGGAATCCAGGGTTGCTCCGCGGAGACGCAGAGCTATGGCGGCCATGGGACGGTACAGGAGGTCTGAGCCTGTACCGCCTGAGGTTTGGCCGGAAAGTCTGATTTTTGCGCCGCGGCGGGTTCGTGTCTCAGTGGGAGTTGGGAGTATGAAATCGCCGGACTCACTACGGCAGTGGCTCCTCCAGCAGGGCTTCCACAACGTGGGGGAGGTCTACTACAACCTGGCGCCTGCCGAGCTCTACGAGCATGCACTCCGGAGGGGGGAGGGGGTGCTGTCGGCGCAGGGGGCCTTCATTGCCTGTACGGCACCGTACACGGGGCGTAGCGCGCAAGACAAGTTCATCGTCGAGGAGCCAGCCAACCGCGAGCACATCTGGTGGGGGAGGGTCAACCGCCCCTTTCCTCCCGAGGGCTTTGAGCAGCTCAAGCGGCGGCTACAGGCCTACTTCCAGGGGCGGCCGCTCTACGTGCGGGATTGCTATGGTGGGGCCGACCCGCGCTACCGGCTCCGTGTCCGTATCGTGACCGAGCAGGCATGGCATAGCCTGTTTGCCTACAACATGTTCATCGCGGCTGACCCTGGCGATACGTCCTTTGAGCCCGACTTCACCATCGTGCATGCTCCAGGCTTTAAGGCCGTACCGGAGCTGGATGGGACACGCTCAGAGGCCATCATCCTCCTCAACTTCGCCGAGCGGATGGCGCTCATTGCCGGTACAGCGTATGCCGGCGAGATCAAGAAGACGGTCTTCACCGTGCTGAACTACCTCCTGCCCTTCCAGGGCGTCTTCCCGATGCACTGTGCCGCGAACGTGGGCAAGGAGGGGGATGTGGCGCTCTTCTTCGGGCTGTCGGGGACAGGGAAGACCTCGCTCTCTGCCGATCCCGAGCGGGCGCTCATCGGAGACGACGAGCACGGCTGGAGCGATGATGGGGTCTTCAACTTCGAGAACGGCTGCTACGCCAAGGTCATCAACCTCTCGCCTGAGGCAGAGCCCATCATCTACGCGATGACCCGCCGTTTCGGCACGATTCTGGAGAACGTCGTCTACGACCCGGAGACGCGGGAGGTAGACTACGCCGATGCCAGCATCACGGAGAACACGCGGGGCTCGTACTCGCGGGACATGATGGAGAACGTCGTCCCGGAGAACCGTGGCGGGCATCCGCGGAACATCTTCTTCCTGACCTGCGACGCGTTCGGGGTGATGCCACCGATTGCGCGGCTGTCGCCTGAGCAGGCGATGTACCACTTCCTCTCCGGCTTCACGGCGAAGGTTGCCGGAACGGAGCGAGGGATCAAAGACCCGGTGCCTACCTTCAGCACCTGCTTTGGAGCCCCGTTCATGGTGCACTACCCGTGGGTCTACGCCCGAATGCTGGCGGAGCGGATGCAGCGCCATGGGAGCCGCGTGTGGCTGGTCAATACGGGATGGATTGGGGGCGGCTTCGGGGTAGGACATCGCATCAGCATTGCCCATACGCGGGCACTGCTGCGGGCAGCGCTCTCCGGAGCGCTGGAAGGGGTGGAGTACGTGCGTGAGCCCTTCTTCGGCTTGGAGGTCCCGACGAGCTGCCCAGGCATACCGCAGGAGATTCTGCAGCCGCGGCAGCTCTGGTCGGACCCGAACGCTTATGACGAGGCTGCCCGCCGACTCCAGCGGCTCTTCGCCGAGAACTTCCAGCAGTTCCGTGGCGCCGTTGATGGAGAGCTCCTCCATGCCTTGCCCTTAGAGCTTGTGGAGATGGCGTAGGACGCTATGCGCACGATTGATCCGGCGCAGCTCTCGTACCGGGAGCGGCACCAGTTGGTCTTGAGTGGGATTGCCCCGCGGCCGATTGCACTGGTAGCAACGCAGGACAGCGCCGGCCGAGTGAATTTGGCCCCGTACAGCTTCTTCAACGCCTTCGCCTCCCATCCGCCGATTGTGGCTATCGGCCCAGCACACTCTCTGCGCACGATGGAGCCGAAGGATACGCTGCGGAACCTGCTGGAGACCGGGGAATGCACCATCAGCGTCGTGACGGCGCGGATTGCCGAGAGGGTCAATTTGGCCTCGGCGGAGTATGAGTACGGGGTGGATGAGTTCACCAAAGCTGGCCTGACGAAGCGGCCCAGCCACCGCGTGCGTCCTCCAGGGGTGGCGGAGTCGCCGTACATCATGGAGTGCGTGCTGCTGGAGCATATCCCGCTGGCACGCGACCGCGGTGGGAACGGCAACCTGGTGATCCTGGAAGTGGTGCTCTTCCACGTCGCTGAGTCCGCGTTCGTAGATGGCCGGATCGACCCGAACCGCCTGCAGTTGGTCGGACGCCTGGGCTACGACTGGTACTGTCGTGCCTTCGGGGATGCACTGTTCCAGATGCCGCGTCCAGAGGGGCGCGGGATAGGGGTGGATGCACTACCGGAGCCGATTCGGAGGAGCCCTATCCTGACAGGTGAGGACCTGGCGCTGCTGGCCAGCGTAGAGCGGATTCCAGAACCAGACCCGAGCTTCCCCAACTTCCCCGAAGGAGTTCGCGCCGACGACGTAGAGCTGGAGCTCGCCGCTGGCGACCCGTTGCGGGCGCTCTACGCGCTGCTCTACGCGGCGACAGACTCCGGAGAGGCCGCATGGCGCTGGGTGCAACTGCAGCGCATCGCAAAGGCGTTCCTCCAGCGCCGCCAGACTTGGGAGGCATGGCAGACACTCCTTCTCCACGAACGGGCGAGGGACCAGGGGCCATAGGCATGTACCAGAGCCATCGGTGGTGTGCGTCTTCCGCTGGCTTCCGACCAGCGGGAGCGGTTTGGGAGGCCTCTGAGAGGCAATGGAGCATTCCAGACCGCTGATGCGTGGGCTTTCCCACGCGGAGGCCCAAGAACGGCTGCGACGGTACGGACCGAACGCGCTGCCGGAGCGGCCCCCAGAAACACTGTGGCGGAAGGCGCTGCGGCAGCTCCAGAGCCCGCTGGTCTATATCCTGCTCGGGGCGCTGGCGCTGGACCTTCTGTTCTGGCTCTGGAAAGAGGGCCAGGGAGTCCCGTTGGAGAGTGCGGCCATTGCAGGGATTCTCCTCCTCAACGTCGTGCTGGGTACGGTGCAGGAGTGGCGTTCGGAGCATGCACTGCGGCAGTTGAAGCGGCTGGTCCAGCCCTGGGCATGGGTCCTGCGGGATGGCCGTTTTCGGCGGATCCCTGCCCGGGAACTCGTCCCTGGTGACCTCGTCCGACTGGAGGCTGGGGACCGCATCCCCGCTGACGGTCGGGCCATGGAGTGCTCGGGAGTCCTCGTGGACGAGAGCATCCTGACGGGCGAGAGCGTGCCCGTGGAGAAAGGAATCGGCGACGAGCTCTCCGCCGGCACCCTCCTGGTGCGCGGACGGGTGCTGCTGCAGGTGGAGCGGACGGGAATGCAGAGCGCGATGGGACGTATCGCAGAGCTCTTGGGGAGGGTGACAGAGAGCAAGACTCCGCTGGAGCAGCGGCTGGAGCGCTTCGGACGGTGGATCGCGCTGCTCGTTCTGATCCTTGCCGTGCTCGTCTTCCTCCTGGGTTGGGGGATTGCGGGGCGGCCTTCGCGGGAACTCCTCCTCTTTGCTGTGGCCCTCGCAGTGGCGGCGGTCCCCGAAGGGCTCCCAGCGGCGCTGACACTGAGCTTGGCCCTCGGGGTGCAGCGGATGTCGCGCCGGCGGGCAGTCGTACGCCGGCTGGCAGCCGTGGAGGCTCTGGGGAGCGTCACCGCTATCCTCACCGACAAGACCGGCACGCTCACGGAGAATCGGATGCGCGTCCAGCGCCTCATTGCCCCAGACCATGAGCGGGCGCTGGTGGCGATGGTCGTCTGCAACGATGCCGACCTTGCCACAGGGGCTGGTGACCCGCTGGAGCTGGCGCTGCTGGAGTACGCCGCCCAATCGGTGTCAGTGGAGGTGGTGCGCCGCGAATATCCCCGTATCGCCGAGCGCCCGTTTGACAGCGCATGGAAGTTCATGCGCGTCACCACACCTCGCGGCAGCTTCTTCAAAGGAGCTCCGGAGTCGCTCCTGCCGCGCCTAGCCGCCTCCGACCAAGAGCGCTCAGCGCTGGCCCAAGAGGCCGAGCAATATGCCGCTGGTGGCTATCGGGTCATTGCGCTGGCTTACGGGGAAGGGGAGCAGGAGGAAGGGCTAAGCTTCCTGGGCTTCGTCTTGCTACAGGACCCTCCCCGCCCAGAGGTCCCACAGGCTGTGCGGGAGGCCCAGAGGGCCGGGATCCGTACGGTCATGCTCACTGGCGACCACC
The window above is part of the Candidatus Kapaibacterium sp. genome. Proteins encoded here:
- the pckA gene encoding phosphoenolpyruvate carboxykinase (ATP), which codes for MKSPDSLRQWLLQQGFHNVGEVYYNLAPAELYEHALRRGEGVLSAQGAFIACTAPYTGRSAQDKFIVEEPANREHIWWGRVNRPFPPEGFEQLKRRLQAYFQGRPLYVRDCYGGADPRYRLRVRIVTEQAWHSLFAYNMFIAADPGDTSFEPDFTIVHAPGFKAVPELDGTRSEAIILLNFAERMALIAGTAYAGEIKKTVFTVLNYLLPFQGVFPMHCAANVGKEGDVALFFGLSGTGKTSLSADPERALIGDDEHGWSDDGVFNFENGCYAKVINLSPEAEPIIYAMTRRFGTILENVVYDPETREVDYADASITENTRGSYSRDMMENVVPENRGGHPRNIFFLTCDAFGVMPPIARLSPEQAMYHFLSGFTAKVAGTERGIKDPVPTFSTCFGAPFMVHYPWVYARMLAERMQRHGSRVWLVNTGWIGGGFGVGHRISIAHTRALLRAALSGALEGVEYVREPFFGLEVPTSCPGIPQEILQPRQLWSDPNAYDEAARRLQRLFAENFQQFRGAVDGELLHALPLELVEMA
- a CDS encoding flavin reductase family protein; the protein is MRTIDPAQLSYRERHQLVLSGIAPRPIALVATQDSAGRVNLAPYSFFNAFASHPPIVAIGPAHSLRTMEPKDTLRNLLETGECTISVVTARIAERVNLASAEYEYGVDEFTKAGLTKRPSHRVRPPGVAESPYIMECVLLEHIPLARDRGGNGNLVILEVVLFHVAESAFVDGRIDPNRLQLVGRLGYDWYCRAFGDALFQMPRPEGRGIGVDALPEPIRRSPILTGEDLALLASVERIPEPDPSFPNFPEGVRADDVELELAAGDPLRALYALLYAATDSGEAAWRWVQLQRIAKAFLQRRQTWEAWQTLLLHERARDQGP
- a CDS encoding cation-transporting P-type ATPase encodes the protein MRGLSHAEAQERLRRYGPNALPERPPETLWRKALRQLQSPLVYILLGALALDLLFWLWKEGQGVPLESAAIAGILLLNVVLGTVQEWRSEHALRQLKRLVQPWAWVLRDGRFRRIPARELVPGDLVRLEAGDRIPADGRAMECSGVLVDESILTGESVPVEKGIGDELSAGTLLVRGRVLLQVERTGMQSAMGRIAELLGRVTESKTPLEQRLERFGRWIALLVLILAVLVFLLGWGIAGRPSRELLLFAVALAVAAVPEGLPAALTLSLALGVQRMSRRRAVVRRLAAVEALGSVTAILTDKTGTLTENRMRVQRLIAPDHERALVAMVVCNDADLATGAGDPLELALLEYAAQSVSVEVVRREYPRIAERPFDSAWKFMRVTTPRGSFFKGAPESLLPRLAASDQERSALAQEAEQYAAGGYRVIALAYGEGEQEEGLSFLGFVLLQDPPRPEVPQAVREAQRAGIRTVMLTGDHPATARAIAERVGIPTQRVVTGEQLAALTDEELVQANIFARVAPEDKLRIVMAFQRAGHVVAVTGDGVNDAPALKHADVAVAMGVRGSDVAREVADIVLLDDNFATIVAAVEEGRSIYENIQKFLRFLFAINFAEILLVTAGMLWLALGQGETEQQGLLLPLTAVQILWINLVTNGLPALALAVDRNPGVLSFPPRPKQSPLLDRHSLRFILSTGVVGAAIGMGLLVGLSPVLGYTAAQSATFHFMALGQLLCAYAARRTHVRPLQNWLLHGAIGASYLLQLLLGQFFPELVNAVRLPLWTWGLVLGASLTVWLLAEGASRLLRYLHPVATDHRPPRNASATAGWRAGL